One window from the genome of Streptomyces sp. NBC_00287 encodes:
- a CDS encoding GntR family transcriptional regulator — MVEYRIDRRSGVATYLQIVQQTKQALRLGLLAPGDKLPTAREVVEATAINPNTVLKAYRELEREGLVDARRGLGTFVRKSLGASPADSPLRTELTDWAVRAREAGLEHDDVAALFTAVLDEHFKGDEA; from the coding sequence GTGGTCGAGTACCGCATCGACCGGCGCAGCGGCGTCGCCACCTACCTGCAGATCGTCCAGCAGACCAAACAGGCCCTGCGCCTGGGCCTGTTGGCACCGGGCGACAAGCTCCCCACCGCGCGGGAGGTCGTGGAGGCGACGGCCATCAATCCGAACACCGTTCTGAAGGCCTACCGCGAGCTGGAGCGCGAGGGCCTGGTCGACGCCCGCCGCGGCCTCGGCACGTTCGTACGGAAGTCCCTGGGCGCCTCGCCCGCCGACTCCCCCCTGCGCACGGAACTGACGGACTGGGCGGTGCGGGCCCGCGAGGCGGGCCTGGAGCACGACGACGTAGCGGCACTTTTCACGGCCGTACTGGACGAGCACTTCAAGGGGGACGAGGCGTGA
- a CDS encoding ABC transporter ATP-binding protein, whose amino-acid sequence MNEIAIEAAALGRRFGRRRKRALDGCEFRLPAGRICAVVGPNGAGKSTLLALAAGLLRPSEGTVTVLGTTPAAARERLAYVAQDKPLHPQLTVAATLRLGRELNPRRWDNAVAERIVAEGELDPGAKIRTLSGGQRTRVALALALGKRPELLLLDEPMADLDPLARHQLTGTLMADAAEHGTTVVMSSHVVAELEGSCDHLLLLGAGRVRLAGPLEDILAAHALVTGRAEDTLAPHTVVESRTTGRQLTALIRPEGPVATGWQSSEPTLEELVLAHLRSPEAPALTLDEAQEASV is encoded by the coding sequence GTGAACGAGATCGCCATAGAAGCGGCGGCGCTGGGCCGCAGATTCGGCCGACGCCGCAAGCGGGCGCTGGACGGCTGTGAGTTCCGGCTTCCGGCGGGACGGATCTGTGCCGTGGTCGGCCCGAACGGCGCCGGCAAGTCCACCCTCCTCGCCCTCGCCGCCGGCCTTCTCCGGCCCAGCGAGGGCACCGTCACCGTGCTCGGCACCACCCCGGCCGCCGCCCGCGAACGCCTCGCCTACGTCGCCCAGGACAAGCCCCTGCACCCCCAGCTCACCGTCGCCGCCACCCTCCGGCTCGGCCGTGAGCTGAACCCCCGCCGCTGGGACAACGCCGTCGCCGAACGGATCGTCGCCGAGGGCGAGCTCGACCCGGGCGCGAAGATCCGCACCCTCTCCGGCGGCCAGCGCACCCGGGTCGCCCTCGCCCTGGCCCTCGGCAAGCGCCCCGAACTGCTGCTCCTGGACGAGCCGATGGCCGACCTCGACCCGCTCGCCCGGCACCAGCTCACCGGCACCCTGATGGCGGACGCGGCCGAACACGGCACCACTGTTGTCATGTCCTCGCACGTTGTGGCGGAGCTGGAGGGCTCCTGCGACCACCTCCTGCTGCTCGGCGCGGGCCGGGTCCGCCTCGCCGGACCGCTGGAGGACATACTCGCCGCGCACGCCCTCGTCACCGGCCGCGCCGAGGACACCCTCGCCCCGCACACCGTCGTCGAGTCCCGCACGACCGGCCGCCAGCTCACCGCGCTGATCCGCCCCGAGGGCCCGGTCGCTACCGGCTGGCAGTCCAGCGAGCCGACCCTGGAAGAGCTCGTCCTCGCCCACCTGCGCTCCCCCGAGGCCCCGGCGCTCACCCTGGACGAGGCCCAGGAGGCGTCCGTATGA